The following is a genomic window from Mus pahari chromosome 1, PAHARI_EIJ_v1.1, whole genome shotgun sequence.
GAATCTCTGCCTACTCTTGATTTGTATTccaaagctagctaagcatgacgGGCATTGCTCCTTCTGAATCAGTGTCTGCTTGCAGatcttagaaggaaaacacacTGAGTGATCCAGCCTATTCTCTTCCAAGATCTTGTCCTAGATCTCATCTCCTTCACAGCAAGGACTGGCAACAGCAGTGACTGCAGGGCCACTTGACTGTGATCTCAGCGTCAGCCACACAAGGTCTGAAGAGCACCCCACCAGAAGAAACACCTCTCTTTTCTTGAGAATCTTGAACTTTGTGTTGGAGGTAAGGACTCTGTCCCTGATCTAGGCAATATGTGGGAGTTGCAAGCTTTATAATGCCACATCATAAACTCCCTGCCTAATAGAGTCTCTCAGTCTGCATCTTTATTTTAGACATGATATTTAAGAACCACTTTGAATGTTTGGGGACACTTGCATTTATTCTTGCCTTCTGGGTAAACCTGTGATTCTAAAATTCATGATGCTAGTTGGATGATAAAACTCAAACTTGTACTTTGTTTCCACATATGTGGATTTTCTTAAGCTCCTAGTAACTgaaccaccacccacccacccagatgAATATTACCACTAACATATGGCTATCTAATGTCAGTCTAAgtctcttctgctacatatctgcttgacattgaaaataataaaagccaattgaaaacaatttttaaaattaaatacactGAGCAATAAAACAGGGGACAAAGTTATGACAACATGTTTCCAAAATTTTAgttccatttctttcatttcctctatATAGTCCCATGATTtggagagaatatcttgtgtattatattgttgcatcacctgtcaattaaaaatgtttatgcttaggcaggaaataggataTATGAtgtccaggaagagaaagaattctggaaTAAAGCCAGCAGATTAAACTATATGGGATACCTTAAGTTATGATTCCAGTTAGAGAAGAACCTAGCTATATAGCcaacatatttataaacatatttttagtcTGAGTCATAGGCCAGGGAGGAGAACCTAAAGTTCTACAACATGAAGTACAGAAATGCCCCCTAGTTTTTTAGCTTCTGGCAACTCTTGGTGTGAGGTCATCATACTGCAAATCCATTTTCCAGAAATGAATTCTTTCTTACTAGCCCTGTACACATGCCCTGATCTTTCTCTTTAGAGGATAAAATGAAGAGACAATGATCAGGATAGGAGGAAAGCATGAATCTTGACTGAAAGTGAAGTAGGTAAGATTTTGGCCTCACTTATATCACCTTAATACTACTCTGTTCTGCTGTCAGATCTTGAGCAGTAATCTAATATAATGTCCCAGgtaattttcttcctccttttgtctttctatccataaatattctataaaatttaTACAGGGGTATATTTTCAAGTCTCACGTGTGCCAGAAACACTGCGccaagatgttttattttttcttggttttagatAAGCAAAGAGCTTCCAGTAGGGTTTCTGTGTTAAGACCTGTTTCTGTCTGTTTGACTCTGTGGTAACAGATATCATATGATATGACATATAGCAAGGGAGAAGTTAGGTACCAAGGAACTGGGAAACATCACTGCTGAGAGGGCAATTCCCAGACTGGCATCTGTACCTGGTTTAGGATATGAGGAGTACAGGAGGATGTGCTGCTCTGCTTTTCCATGCACTGACCTTCATGGTGCcatcttccatctccttttgCACTGCTGGGCTTTTTGACTTAGCGAGATTCTATTTGTATGTAGCCAACACCTCACGTGATACTTCCTTGGGAAATCCTTTCTGAAACCCCTATTTTATGATCTACCTATTTAATAGTTTAATTCAACTATCAGTAATCAAGATTTTATGATACAGATTTCTGTGTGATATATTTTCATACTTTCAGAGTTACTTTAGAATCAAGTGCAGGTCCTGAAACATGGTCAGTTCTTAGGAAAATTTGATTGAGTGAGTAAAAAAACAATTGGATCATGTGGCCCTTCCTGTTATGATCCTCTCACTTAAAGGTCATGATCTGAGATAACCAGAGTAGAAACACACAACATAGAAGAAATAAGTGCAGCTGGCGGAGATACATTTAGTGGTgagtttttcatttctctttctgtatgcCTACTTTTTCTTTTACCTAGCTATGAAACACATGCATTTCTAAAATATAGGCTGTGTagctcctctccccccccccacatacacatgcatacttcctttcctttccttttcaatttcttcAAGTGCAACTATCATGCGATTTCAGTATTTGGCAGGAGTACTTCCTTCTGGTAACATCTGTGAAGACTGTCAACTATTATTTACAGTCATAGTCTTTCTCTAAATCCTACATAATGGTTTGGCTTTGGGCCTTGCCcaaattgtcttatttttgtaaCTCACAGCATTTCTCATGTGCTATAAATATAGATATCTGCTGTGCCTCTGTGAAGCCCATCTAATTTTTTTGTCCACTCCTAAACAAACTTCTTTCCACTGCCTTCAGAGAGGCAAATGCCTTCTGTACCACTCTATCCAACATGTTGATAAGATCTAGCACAATCACCAATTCATTGCCTTTCACTTCTACAGAGTAGTCagtaaaggagaggagggaattAGAAAAATACAAGAGATTATATGGTTCAAGGACCAAAGATTTCTCTGGCAAGAAAGTTATCAATTCGATCAGGAAGAATAGACAGAACTCTAGacaaagttagaaaataaaaatatttacaaattaatctttaaaatctGATTGTAGTCACAAGCAGACTTCAGTCAGAAACAGAATTTAAATCAATGCCAGGTATGGTTGTTAATATGAAAACAGACATAAGTTATTTGTCTGTGCACAAATTATTTAAAACCTTAAGAAAAAGATTCTCAGAGTTTTGGAGTTCTCAATATGCTGCTACCCATTTAATTGGGAATGTGccagaattcaatgaaaacacTCAAAAATCAGAGAATATACTtagctaagaaaagaaaatatcctgcATGAGATTCTTGTTGGCCATCCCACAATGCCCTAGGGGAATTCCAGAGTGGGTTGAATTCCTTTAGAAAGACTTCTACTAACAATGCATCTGTTTCTAGGAAGCAGAAAAGACTGCTTAGAATGGAACCCTGGAACTCCACCTTGGAAAGTGGATTCATCTTGTTGGGGATTCTGGATGGCAGTGGCTCTCCCGAACTGCTCTGTGCCACAGTTACAACCCTGTACATGTTGGCACTGATCAGCAATGGACTGCTACTACTGGTCATCACAGTGGATGCCCGACTTCATGTCCCCATGTACCTCCTACTGAGGCAGCTGTCTCTCATTGACCTCCTCTTCACATCAGTTGTCACCCCCAAGGCCATCATGGATTTTCTGCTCAGAGACAACACCATATCCTTTGAGGGATGTGCCCTTCAATTGTTCTCAGCAATGACATTGGGTGGTGCAGAGGAcctccttctggccttcatggccTATGATAGGTATGTGGCCATTTGCCATCCTCTAAACTACATGATCTTCATGAGTCCAAAAGCCTGCTGGCTCATGGTGGCCACGTCATGGATCCTGGCATCCCTTAGTGCACTAGGTCACACAGTGTACACAATGCACTTCCCTTTCTGCATGTCCCAGGAAATCAGACACCTGCTTTGTGAGGTTCCTCCATTGTTGAAATTGGCTTGTGCAGACACATCTCAATATGAGCTCATGGTTTATGTGACAGGAGTGATATTCCTTTTGCTCCCCCTCTCCGCCATTGTTACCTCCTACTCACTAATTCTATTCACTGTGCTGCACATGCCTTCAAATGAGGGCAGGAAGAAAGCCCTTGTCACCTGTTCCTCCCACTTGACTGTGGTTGGGATGTTCTATGGGGGTGCCACTTTCATGTATGTGCTTCCCAGTTCCTTCCACAGTCCTAAGCAAGACAATATCATCTCTGTGTTCTATACGATTGTCACACCAGCTCTGAACCCCCTCATTTACAGCCTGAGGAATAAGGAGGTGATCGGAGCTGTTAGAAGAGTGCTGGGGAGACACATTCTGCCAGCACACTCCACTGTTTAGGATGATTCATCCTATTACCTCTCACTATTCCTTGTTTAAACAAATTGCTATTTCAattattctttaatgtttttctctGACTTAAATGACATATAAACTATTATGCATTCACATTATCTTCTATTGTTTGTTGGTGTgaatttttaacttaatttttgatAGTTTCATATACAAATATGTTGAAGATCAGTGCTAATGCTTTAAATCTGAGTGTCCAGACACCAAAGGACCTGTCTCCAGTTGGTTTTAAAtttatcaataaagatgccaggggTAATGGCTGGACACAGGTGGAACCCTgtgagagaacacagagagaatggagagcactgggggaagaagaggaggtggcagtagtggaaaaaaaaaaaaaaagccaaccagccatgtgagtttGTGAGTAAGTGGCCACTGGCCCCTTCCCCAACTGGGCTTGGGAtcgcaggggaaggtttagggtttaggagtgcccagcctttgaatTAGctgaggcattttaaaattaactggcatgtgtgcatgcctgtgtgtatgtgttttccatTCACAGATCTGAGACAGCTCCTGGGTGGATGCACGCACGGGACTTGCTGAGAGCACAAACTGGTGCAGCCAAAACCTCACGGCAACAGATGTCCCCAACACAATAGACGAGAacccacttttaaaattattcggAGATTCTAGGATGGAATACACCACACAGAATGATACAGtctgggagggggtggagggagaactGATTTctcagagagcagagctgagtcACCTGGCTCCAGCtagcaaaactaaaacaaaggaatACAGCCTTGCCAGGGAGGCCTCCACTAGGAGATGCTGGGGATTTCTGCTGTGCAAACAGGCTGCCTGCCTCCAGCCACTAGATAATGGAATTCATCAAATTGCCCCAGATTTCTTTGTCTGGTAATATCTTTGTATATCTATAATTTCTAAAGAATAGTTTTGTTGGTTATATTAATTTTGATTAGAAGATTTTACTTTCAACTCTGAATTTATCTTTCATCCCTGCTCATTTGTGATGTCTTTGCTGAGAATTCTAGGTCAGGCAAGCAGTGACATTCTTgtgtagtttttctttctgtttggaaatatttttcttgtccTTAACTTTCTGAAAATATGATTGTCTTGAGGTGGACTTGGTTTGGTTGGTTATAACTGGTGTTCTTTGACCTTCCGCTGCCTAGACTTGTGTGTCCTTTAGGCTTGGGAAATTTTCTGTTATTATCTCTTTGAAAAACTTTCTGTAGActtgttttttcatttatgtttctaATTGCATTTAGTAATACATTTTAGCACCAGGTTTTCTGATTGATTGccttttaaaagttacttaaaTATTTCTGTTAAGTTTCCTTGGTAGGATactaaattgtttttgttgaCTGAAGTTCATTAAGTTTTCTTAAAACAGTTGCTTTGAATTGTTTGTCCAGAAGTTCACCCATGCTAGTTGCTAAAAGTTCTATTTTTgacatcttatttttttctgattttcaagGATTGAAAATTTCTAGTGTTTGCTAATGTACAACATTGTCTGTTCATTAAATATTGGATGTTTCTTACAGTCTTCATAACAGTTTGTTGATCTCTATTTCTAAATAGGCTGCTCAGTTTCTCAGCGTAAGCAGTATTGGCAACAGGCAGTACCCTATATACAGTTTTGCTGAGTCTGTAGTTGATGTTTACCATTGTTTTACACTAGTAAGTGCCCTATGACCAAAATTGTTCCAAATCTATAGTTGATATGTTGTTCAGAATATCTTTTCTATAAGCTCCTAGAAATAAGGTCAAGGTCAGAGCCCTCATCTATGGTGCTGGTCTATGTATGTTTGGGTCTATCCCACACTAGTTCCCACTGCAGAGGGAACCATGTACAGAACTCTTGTTTCTTtcaacagtaaatatttatttcctcagCATTGTGTTACCTGTAGTTAAAGAAGATATAGAATGGACAGTTTCATTGTCACCAACACAAAAATGTTGGGTCACATTTGGACCACATAGACTTCCAACTCTAGTTCTACCTGTGGTTAAGCATCAAGTCCTACACTACCTCCTATGTTGTTCTGGCTCTAGACTACTACACAGCTCCAAGTGGTACCAGAAAGAGCAGATACTATAACTGCCAGAGGGTGAAGTGCTGCTTTGCAGCATTCAGCACAAGACTGGTAAAGAGTTGGTAAGAAGTTTCTCAGCTACCTAAGTAACATGTCCAGAAGCCCTATCATGGAAGAGGAGATGTGGGATATGACAAGCACTGGTTTATTACCATATACCTAGTACTAGATTTCATTCTAAGGCCCAGGATTAAGGCCTTCTCCCTTTCCACTCATAGTCCTCCATCTTTTCACACTATGTTGTTTGGAATTTTCATGCCTTGTTCATCTTACATGTGTAGTCTCCATTTGACTGATACATATTTTACCTTCTTGTTCCATGTAATCAGTTCATTCTTCAGTAAGATTCTCCATGATGCTATTGTCATAACACTCTCATTGGCATCATCCAGAAAAATTAATCAGTACTCAACTTTTTCAGTCACCATTCCTAACAATTGTTTTCtgcattattcttttttaattgtgATTATAATTTGATACCTTATTTGTTCCAGAtacctactttttaaaatctctgtttAAGCATTTTCTAAAACAAGTTATAAGTACTCAAACCTACAAAGTATAATAATTGTAATACTAATAACAAAAATGCAGATTTATCAGACACTATAATAAAATGTACTCAATAAGTATGCATTGAAAAAGGTACAGATATAAGCAGTTGAATTCTATATAAAATGATCAAGAAGTGtctcaaattcaaattcaaaactAACAGACAGG
Proteins encoded in this region:
- the LOC110331703 gene encoding olfactory receptor 2AG2-like → MEPWNSTLESGFILLGILDGSGSPELLCATVTTLYMLALISNGLLLLVITVDARLHVPMYLLLRQLSLIDLLFTSVVTPKAIMDFLLRDNTISFEGCALQLFSAMTLGGAEDLLLAFMAYDRYVAICHPLNYMIFMSPKACWLMVATSWILASLSALGHTVYTMHFPFCMSQEIRHLLCEVPPLLKLACADTSQYELMVYVTGVIFLLLPLSAIVTSYSLILFTVLHMPSNEGRKKALVTCSSHLTVVGMFYGGATFMYVLPSSFHSPKQDNIISVFYTIVTPALNPLIYSLRNKEVIGAVRRVLGRHILPAHSTV